The nucleotide window CAAACTTCTCCCCTTTCAACGTTACATTTGTAATACCAGTGGCAACGACATAGTGAAGTCTAGGAATAAGCTGGGTCCCCAGATTCTCAAAAATTAGCTGTATGTTCCTAAAAATTTCAACTGGAAGTTTGAATCAAGCAACTGGAAAATAATCTTACCTTCTTGGGGGAAAGACTGCAAGTTTTTCCTTTGGAGGAACAGCCCCACGAGGTCCTGGGGTGAACTGTAGCTGCTTCACACTTACCTGAACCTTCATCTCGTCTCgtttcctctgctgctcctttgcaATGTTCAATCTGAACATCCTTTGCTGGCCTGGGGGCTCTGGGGTTTGTGTATGTGTAGGAAAtgggaaatgaaaattatttatctATTGCAGCCTGATTAAACCCTTTCCAGGTTTATAGAAGTTCCCTGTAATTATAAAAACTGTGATTATTTCAGCCCTCCCTGAGGCTGGGGCACAAGTGGCAGCCATGGACGTTATTCCCCTGAGCAGCATCGTGTGCAGTGGGAGTGTTCCAGGGGCCATTCAGTTTTTCACATGCTGTGAGATACTTGCAGGCACATCCAAGGCACATCTTTATTTTATGTTCTGTCTAAACATTGCCCCACTGCAAAGCTGGTGTAGAATCCTCTGCAGGCTCCTCTTGTGTTTCTCAAAGGTGTGACTTTGTGGTACAAGAACCTTTTGTGGTGGAGAAGAGGCAGCCCAGAGTTCCGTGTCATTTTTGTACCGGGGAGcacatattttctgtttctaaggAGGTGCTTGCCCAGTAATTTCTGCTGGTTTCTGTAAATAGTCTGGGCCATGTGAGAACTAGCACATTTATCAATGcttaatctgatttttttgttagttGTGAGAGATCTGGCCTGATTAGGGGAGGTGTACGTTGTGATTTCCTGATATCTCGAAACTCCGAAGCGTTTTCTATTCTAGCAAACCTTGAACTGAAAAGTACTTTGTTCCTGCACAGGAATTGGTGAATTAACCACAAGTGATCGTCTGTTCTATTTTTGTGTTCAGacactgcagaagcagcagttcAGACACTGTTCAAGTAGCTTCTATTTACTCTTTGGTGCTATACCCTAGATTTGTGGTGTGGTTTTTTGCTGTAGCAGGAGCAAAACTTACTGGTGGAAATTGCTGGAGctgagggtaaaaaaaaaaagcacagctacttttcttcagtgtctttttttttttctgttggattTCTGAGGGTCAAATCCAACAGTCTGAAGTCAATCCTGTGAGCTAAGCTAGACACTGCTGTAGCCTTTTGTTATCATCTAAGGAAGAATCATCAGGGAAGTTGAATCACAGATGAAGGAAACATGAAAGTCTCCCTTGCGTGGCAGGCTAcggaattaaaaaaaaactaaataaaaaaaaacaggaaccCAAATCCCAGTTTTTAATCTATAAcgatctctctttttttttttttttttccttcctgcaggaAACTGGCATTGAAATATCATCCTGATAAAAACCCTGATAACCCAGAGGCGGCGGAAAAATTTAAAGAGATCAATAATGCCCACGCAATATTGACCGATGCCACAAAGAGGAACATTTACGATAAGTATGGGTCTCTGGGGCTCTATGTAGCAGAGCAGTTTGGTGAAGAGAATGTGAACACATACTTCGTGCTGTCCAGCTGGTGGGCAAAGGTAAATAAAAGGGCAGGGAAGTTATTCTGGGTTGGCAAAGACTAATACAAAGACTTATGTTACTAATTGAAGCTTCCATTCTAGTGGAATTATAAGTGATGAGGATCTGGGGGGGTATTCTCTGGTAATATCTGCAAAATAGTTTTGCAGAATGAGTCCTGACTGTGAACTTGAGCTCACACAGGAGAAGTCTGCTTACATTTCATTGCATGGGTGCATTTTTCTACCCTTGGCCAGCATTGCCTCCCTCTCTTGATTCCCCTAAGTAAGGGAATAGTTATATCCCTGTGCTGGTTTGATATCTGTAAAatcatttttttcaaacaattgTACAGTGACCTACAGGGAGACTTTAATTTAGCCCCGTTGTCACTGTGATAAGCACCCGGCAGACCCGGCTCTCTTGGAGCTGCCTTGCTCATACTGGGAGCATCAAacctcagtgccctgagctccCAGCCACGTCCACAGCCTTGAGCTGGTCCAAGTCCCTGCTGAAGGTACATCATGACCTGTGCATTAGCCAGCACAGGTCAGTCTGTGTCAGGGACATTAATGCAAGCTACAGTCTGTTCTGAACTGTTGTGCCTCTGGGTTTTAATACAGATACAGTCTTAGACCTGTATGTTCTTCCAGATGCAGCAGAATAAATAGTCCACTTAATCTAAATTGTAGGAATTCTTCAAGCAAACCAGGTTGTCAGTATTCACCTCCATGTAAAATGGGGAGAGTCATAGTTTTGCACATAGTTTTAAATCTTTCTTGTTGATGAGATAATAAAGCTGTAGCTGGTGACTTCTGTCTCTGCACTGCTGTGTTTTTGCTCTCTGGTTCCATATCCAAGTCTCACAGACTCCATGATCACGGTGCAGTAGGCACAGGTTAtgactgtttctgtgttttctatCCCTTGCAGGCCTTGTTTGTGTTCTGTGGGCTCATCACAgcctgctactgctgctgctgtctgtgctgctgctgtaatTGTTGCTGTGGGAAGTGTAAACCGAAACCTCCCGAAGGCGAAGAGCAGGAATACTATGTCTCTCCAGAGGACTTGGAGGCACAGTTGCAGTCAGATGAAAGGGGTAGGTGAAAACTGCTGCTGGATGTCTGAGATAAGCATCAGTCCCTGCCAGTCCCATCAGTGAGCTGGTGGAGGGATCAGCACAGGTCTTGGGGTGTGGGTGATGAACAGGGAGTGTTTGTGGCACTATGTGGGTGACACTGACACTGGATATAGAGTTGCTGAAAACTCCCAGAGGGTCTTCACTGAACTTGATGGGATCAGCTTCAGAGCAGTCAGTGACCATCATTCATCTTCCTTCCACATCTCTGGGGGTAACATATGGGCCAGACGTGTGTGATTGGAGAAAGGGGGTGTCAAGGCAGCTTGAACTGCGTCAGGTGTAGaggagctggcactgctgccccaGTAGCTCTGTCTGACGCTGTTCAGGTATAAAGCTCTTTCTGTAGAATTAAAccaatagttaaaaaaaattgtagagCCTTGTGTAAGCTCTGATGACATTTTTAATGGGCACAGCTGAAGGTGGGTGAGGGTCAGCTGCCCTTGCAGGGAGAAGGAAATATGATAAATATTCCACGTGTAGACTTGAGTCGAACGCTGTGTGTGCACTGAAAATCAGGGAATTAACAGCACACTCTCAGAGCAGCGTGAAACGGTGTTATCAGAGCACTGCAGGGAGATGTGACTTGTGCTTACCAAAAcatacagtgctgtgtttgttCCTTGGTGTCCTAAGCCTTTTGTCTTCCCTTTTCAGAGGCCTCAGACGCACCTATTGTGATACAGCCAGCATCAGCCACAGAGACAACCCAGCTCACAGCTGACTCTCACCCCAGCTACCACACTGATGGATTTAATTAAGTTAAGGAAACACTGTCATTAgaatggataaaaaaaaaaaaaaaataaatacatggcCAACTCAACACTAGAATCATGAACATTAGAAGTAGAGAATGGGGAGGGGGAATAATTCTGCCACAGTAAGAAGGCAGCTTTCCAACCTGCcgaaaatattttgtaatccCTTCAGCCTTTTGTCACCTTTCAGTGTCGTATCTCGATGATACGTGAAGTGCTGTAGCATGCAGTATTTAAAGCAGTTTAGCTACGGtcttatttgttttcctttcttttggtttttattttccctgttttttttttttttgtatagcATGTATGGAGTTATGTTCAATGTCTGTGGTGTAAAGTATTGAGTTGTCACAATATCAGTGCGATGGAGACATTCTGCATTTTAAGCAGCAGTACTGGCCTAAAAATTAGGTTCAAAAACCGTCACAGAAGTCACTGTTCTTCTGTACAGCTGAGCTCTCAAAGACCTTTAAAAGTTGAGGATTTTCATTTGAGTGCAACAAACCAAGTCTTTCATTCCTCCTATTCCTGCGTTTTTATCTAAGCAAGTTTACAAAGCCAAGAACCAAAAAATGCcagtcctgcagagctggagtCCTCTCTAATGCTGGTTTTCAGCTTAAATAAATCTACCTTGAAACATAAAAAGGGAGAGATGCCAATCTTTGAACAGTAAATTGAACAGCTCACTGTGCGTGAGGCGATCTCCAGTGACAATGGAACCAAAACCAACTGGGAATGGGCTCCTGTGGTGGTGGCAGTGAGATTTTAACTCCAAGCACAATTCTGTTTTGGTTTGAGTTCAGTTGTTTTCCTGAAATGCTAAAGACCAAATAGTGCAGCTTTGTTTCTGAATGCATGAGAATCTTAAAGTGAAACTGGTTAATTGGCTCTCACTGAGGAAGTGAGTAAAATGCAGGCAACATCagaactgttttaaaaaattggtTTGTAAAAATTTGTTCTGATAATTTGAGATTTTAGTAGACAAATGGGGTATTACctgtctttttttaaagcttttgtaATACACTAACCCTTTAATTTTCTCATGAACACCTTTGTGGAGTacttaaatggatttttaagaACAAGCCACCTTTCTTTGTGTTTATATTGTATAATTTGCACATTGTCTTGCATTTAGATTTGTTTAcaccagtgtttttcttttcctcagaacAACTATGTGGAAACCACTAAAAGGTTTCCTGTTCTATTTTGAAACCAAATCAAGTCCAAATTCTGCTCTAGTAAACCATGGTTTATTGAATTTAACTGTTAAAAAGGTATTTTAGGCAGCTGCTGAGTTGCTGGTGTATTTTGTTGTCAGTAATCCTGCTTTAGAGGATACAGAATCAGGATCTAGAACAGCTACAGAGAACCCACCCTTGGCACTTTGAGCGGGTAATTACGGCCTCGTTAGTTTTTATCATTCTGCTTTTTATCACTCTACTGTCCTTTGCACCCCCGTTtctctattttgtttttccccctctttctgtGGAGGGGCTGTTGGCACCTTCCCACTGtatctgctgctccaggggttACTTGGGAGCAGCGTAAAGCTCTGTTGGTCTGTAGGAAAACCACCAGGATAGGACAGGGACTCTCCTGCCAGAGAACCATTTGGAATATATTTTCCCTCTGTCTTTGCATGAGCAGCAGTGATGTAACACATAAAATCCACCGTGAAACCCTGTTAAACAAGCTGGATAGGAGAAAATGTTCTTAACACGGTCTCAGTGCTCAGTGAGGGATGTTTGCACACCCAGACTTCGCTGTAGCTGCTGGTAGAAGCACGTTTGCCTGCATGGGAGCTTGGTGCAGATCAACATGCTTTTAGTACCCCATCAGGCCCCCAAAATTCCAGAAAAACCCCATGACTTTTAACTAATGGCTTGATTTCAGTAGCACACTCCTTAAGTCATTTCTTCCTTGCCCGAGGTCCTTTTAGACCTGAAATGTGGTAGTTTACTGCAAGATACTTTTAACTTTTTCTGTCTTAGGTGGCCTTGAGGACATTTGAGTATGATTTGGCTTGAGGTCCTTATTTAATTAATGTCTTTGTTTGACCCCatggaaggaaaagcagtttttaGGCTTACACCCAACTTTTGATGGTCCTTGTAGATTTTGCCTGAAGCCTGTTCTTGATGTAGAATCGCAGGCTGGAATATGCTTGGATATCTGTAGGCTTTGTCCCTAAACACTCGCTGGTTAAAATTGCCCTTGACCGTGCAAATTGTGTTCTTGGTAAAAAAAACTAAGGTGTTGGGGATTTTTGGCTTTGTAAATGAGTGTGGCTGATTGGAGAGAGCTGGTGAATGGGGAAGGGAGTTACAGTCCCTGTCCCCGCGTTCATCTCGGCAGTAACACAAAGCTGGTTGTTGTGGAGCAGCTTTGCCCCATGTGCTGGGGGCTGGTTGTGGCTGTTAATTTGGAATAATCCTCTTATTTCTTAACCCCTCTGGGCTGTTTCCATGGAAGCAAGGAGGCTGGTGGGAAGTTGTGGCTCCAAGGAGGTGTGGGACACACCTGGAGTCGCTCTGCAGGCTCCTGATGAACCAAAGTATGGGCAGCACGTGAGGACCAGAGGTAGCACCATTATCCGTGGGGAAAGATGACATCCAAGATAAATCTACAGTTTTAGTTCTTTGCTTAGCAAGGGATGAGTTTGGAGAGAGACTGCTTTCCTGTCAGTTGTCTGTGGGTGGTGTGTGAACAGGAAATTAGTCTGTTACGTGCCAGAGTGATGTTAGATGATCCAAGGGAAACTACCCTGAGATCCCAGTTACAGAGAATGATGGAAAAACATAATTCTACATGAATATTCATGTTTTTTGAAGCTGTTTAAAGTTCGCCAGTGTTACTGTCTAACCTCTTGACTTTAGGATTGTTGTGTATTAATGAAGTTCTTGAACTATGTAAGGAAGTGATTTAGACATTCCTCCTTTAAAGCCAAAATCATGTAATTGGAAGATAAGTAGATTAATGCCCACTTTTCCCCTCTTGGAGGGAAGGTACAAGAGTACCCTGGGCTCTAACATGAGTTACACTTAAATATGACCAAGTGGAATCCTAGTAAATGTAAAGTTATATCGGGAATCATGTTTTAAAATCTGGTGGAGCAGCTCAGACAGGAGGTCTGAGCTTGGGCAGGTGGAGCTGCAGTGTCCCAGCACTGCGTCCCTGACCTGGCTTAGTGCAGAATGTTTCCCTCCAAAATCAAACCTGAGCACTGTCCATCTCTGTCCAACATCTTGCCAGAATCAAAACTTGAGcttggattttatttatttatttgtttctttaaagtTGTATCATTTGTACGAGTTGCCTGAGCCCTCCGTTTTCAGTCGTTCAGCCAGCTCCGTCCAGCTCCTCCAACCTCTCCAGCACTGATTTCCTTAGCACTTGTAGCTCAATCAGGATGAATCCTATCTGGAGAGCTGGTGTTCAGGACCACTGACTTTATCCCTGAGCTGTGTTGCATGGAGAGTCATTCCTAGCTTAGGCTGAGGAGGGAAAGCTGCTGCCGAGAGCACTCGGGTGCTGTCTGTCCCTCCCGGTGTGTGGAACTGCTGGAGAAGGAGGTGCTGGATCTGCCCTGCCCGTCCTCCCTGGGGATGGGGGCATCCCCAATGCACTGTACTGGAGGGGCATTGCAGCCCTTAAATGCCAGTCTCATTTTGTTAGTGATTTTTGTAGgaaattcttaaatatttatctgtatATAAATTTATGTAAGCCTCGGTGGCGTCCCGTAGGGTGTCGGTTTCTGCTGGTCCCATGCAGTGACGTTTTAGAGAAATGTTCCCTTTTTAGTCTTCTTTTTAGATTTGTAAGCTTTTTAAACTGCTTTAGATATTAGCACTCCTAGTGTTCTTACAGTGGGATGCTCTTGGAGGTTTGGAGGAGCAGAACTGAGGAGTGCTTGGGCACAGAAACacccagtcctgcagcagggctgcGGTCAGGGCAGTGCAACTCTCCAACCCCCATCCTGTCAGCCTGGAAACACCCTCACACAGGTGTAACCAGGGCAGGAGCCTGATGGAAAAGCTATTCCTGTCCCATCCACGAGACGATTGTGTGGTGTGGCGGGACACCAGTGCACTTTGGGGGGCTGTACCAGGGCGTTTGTACCACACACACTCCGTGAGAGAGGCACCTGCTTCTCTCACCTACTTTGTGCCCTTCgtctgtccctgtgcccttcAGTCTTTTGCCATTTCTGGATAATTTAGGAGATTTGTGCTGCAGGTTTTTTGTACCCAGTGTACCTGTATCTTGGCATCATGTTTAACAGGTGACCCCAGCAGGGTGGTCAGGGCGGCGTTTGCAGCCCCCACCTCGTGTTAATAATTCCGGATGGTGTTTAAATGCGCGTTAATCTCGGAGCACTGAGCTGTAACCCCCCAGTACTCGTGTTTGTAGTGTCAGGTTGGTATAAACTTCACATGCTTCATCATCTGGTGCCGCTTCTCTGTGTTCTAGTGGAAATCATCTAGTTTGTAGTGTCTCATTGCACCAACAGCTGCTTAAAATCTCTCAAAAGAATCATAACCGGTAGCTCACCAGGTGGCAGGAAATTTGTCAGTGTTCAGCTCCCACAAGATCCGTTGTCTGCTCCATGAACTGCCTTGGGAGACTTACTGGGACTATCTGGGACTTGGCAAGACTGCAATTCCCATGTCCTTCTAAGAAGACGCTTTCTTTACGAGGAGAAGCCGCAGGAGGGAACCTGGCTGTCCTTGACGTTTGCACAAGCCAAATGCCAGAAATCTGGAAGACAAACTTTCATTATGCCAATGTTACATGCACAGTTGATTTTGGTATTAAAAGGATAGATGCTGGAAATTCTGGtggttatatatatatatatatatgtatatgtatagaGGAAGCTCTTATATAAACTGGCTGTTCATTCCCGAGTGCCATTGTCttctctgctccctctccccaCGGCCAGCCCTGTGGGTGTGCTCTTGCAGTCTGTGAGCGGTTACTTGTCAGACCATTCCAAAAATTTAACAATCTGCTTGAATTCCATGAgctgccccttgtcctggccCCCTTTGCCTGCTCCAGCTTTcctttggaggagagaagggagacCTGGCAGAGGGCACAGGGGCAGCTCTGGAGTGACTTGGACTCGTGCAACTGGTCCGTGGGGTGTTCAGATGTGGTCAATGTGCTCATCACTGGAGCTGGGATAGAACACattgatttggggtttttccctGGTTTTCACCACGTTGGACTCCCCGGAGCGGGGCTGGGTGAGCTCACAGAGCAAGGTCCatcctgtgctgagggctgtgctgcagcatcacgcgtgtgtatgtatgtatatatgcacatatgtatatatttatacaacAGGTGTGCACCTAGGACTTGCTGCTGGTTTTAATTTGGTgataaaaatgtgaaatttgGCTCAAAGTACTGCTCTAAACTCAGCCAGACAAGTGGAAGGTGTGTTCCTCTTTTGTGCTTCTTTCCTCTCAGCTGCaggaaaacccaaaccagacCCATAGGGTCAAGGGACTGCTGAGGACACGGAGCCTGTTGTATAAATAAATGGGTCACACAAGtgggagaagcaccttctgCTCCCCACGCTCTGCTCGGGTGAGTTCCCACGTGAGCAGTGTGGTGTGTTTGCACGGCCGGGCGCAGTCCCTCTGCTTGCACGTTGGTTCTGTAAGGACTTGGAGTTACTGAAATTCCTAAACCTGAAGCTGGCAGTGATCCATGTGAAGGCACAACAGTTGTGGCCAATGTACCTGTGAGTCCCACCACGTCCCCTCTACACATGCTGGGTGGAGCTGCTgccgccctcctcctccttctcctcctcctcaggcCGTTCCTTCCAGGGGCTGTTCCTGCCATGCAGCACACCAGGGGTTCCTGCTTCACAGCAGAAATGGGGGAATACTGGGGAGATTTTTACTGCTGGCACCTCTGAAGTTCTGTTTGTGTCCATCATGGTTGATGAACTCCGAGTTTGCCAATTCCAAACGCGCTGTTTCCTTGCTGGATGCTGAGCCGATCGCTGtcattccttcctccctctcatCCCACTGTCGCCCGCCAGGCTGGGGCGGGGTGTGGATGGGTTGGTTGGTGTCACTGCTGACATCCCAGGCGGTTTATGTTCATTTTGCATGTGAGCAAGGCCCTGAACTGTGTAATTCCTCATGGGTTTGGTTGTCCCGGCCTCCTTACGGAGCTGGCGGGAGCTGAGGGCGCCGGGAGAGGCGCGTCTGCGTTTGCACTGCACTTCAACTcgggtggggggtgggggtaGGGGGAGCCcatctttaaaaaaggaaaaaatagttaaaaaaaaaaaaacaaaacaaaaaaaaccaaacccaccacaATCGAAGTATAAATGCATCTGAGAAGCAATTATAATATAGACATATATCTATTTTGTTATGTTACTAAAGGACCATACTTTGAGTTGTCTGTAAGTAGACGTGGCTGTCTGAACTTTGTGGATTGTAACACTCGATACTACTGAGCTCCTGTACATACCCGCAGCGACGGCagaaggaattattttctgttttagcaTGGTAATTTGTGTCTTGTATGTCCGAATATAAACTAAAATAAAGATTGCTAAGTTATCGGAAACCACTgttgtaaaataaatgttttcaatGCAGAAATGCCCACCggctttttctttccacatCTGCACCCTGGAAGTTGGTGCGAGAGGGAGAGACTgtgggacatggaggggctggaggggagatGGGAGAGGTCACCTGTCCCTGGGACGGGCACACTGTGTGGGGTTGGGTGCAGggtccctggggcagggagtgcagtcactcccctctgcccctcctgcaccTGCCATAGGGTCCCAGCTGGTTCTGAGCCTTAAAAGCCAAAGATCTTCATGTGGTGCAAAAGTCTGGCAGGTATTTGGGGTATAAGTGCAGGTTAGAGTTGTCAGGTGGGGTGAGAAATTGTttcagggctggggaagggggcagGAGATGTCTGACTGACCGGTAAAA belongs to Pseudopipra pipra isolate bDixPip1 chromosome 17, bDixPip1.hap1, whole genome shotgun sequence and includes:
- the DNAJC5 gene encoding dnaJ homolog subfamily C member 5 encodes the protein MADQRQRSLSTSGESLYHVLGLDKNATSDDIKKSYRKLALKYHPDKNPDNPEAAEKFKEINNAHAILTDATKRNIYDKYGSLGLYVAEQFGEENVNTYFVLSSWWAKALFVFCGLITACYCCCCLCCCCNCCCGKCKPKPPEGEEQEYYVSPEDLEAQLQSDEREASDAPIVIQPASATETTQLTADSHPSYHTDGFN